TTTTCAGGTAATAGATAATCACGTAATGATTTGGTGATAACACTAGAAATTCCGCCATAAAGTGAGGCTTCGATCAATTTATAAAATTTACTGCGGTCAGATGATGAACGTAAACGCTTTGGAATAATCCCAAGATCAAACAGAAAACTATGATAATCTGTAATTGAGTTATACTGTTTAAAAAGAACCTCTGAGCCTTCAAATTTTTCTTTGATTTCATTTAATGGTAAAACACGTGCTGTTTTATCTACCATTTGTTCTGTAAAAAGGCTGATAACAGATTGGGTTGGATCACTATTTTGTAAAGAGAATGAACGAATATCAACTTTTTTATCACGGCCTGTAATTTGTTGTAGGCGAACACCTGTAATTACACGCTGTTTACGTGAATTCTCACTTTCTAAAATAGCATAACAAACGCCTGCTTTTAGTTTGCCGTATAAGCCTTTATCACGAGAACTTGAGGTAGAACCTGCTTCAGTCGTATTACGGAAATTGAGTAATGTCAAATCAGGAATAAGCGCCGTCACAAACCCTGCCATTGTAGTAGATTTTCCTGCCCCATTTCCGCCAGAAAGTGTGGTAACAAGATCGTCTAAGTCAAAGGTACGGGCAAAAAAACCGTTCCAGTTAATTAGTGTTAGAGATGAAAATTTGCCTCTCATTACTTTGGCTGGAATGACCGCTGGTTCAATGACAAGCGGTTCGATTGATTGATTATTTTGTAATTCCGGCTGTTCCATTATTCTTCCTCGCCTTGTTCGTCTATTTCATCTGTATCATTTGTTAATTCTTGCTCAAAACTAACTTCTTGTTGTTTGAGTAATTCAGGAGTCGTTGCTTCACCATCACGGATTAAACGTAATTGAGCTTCTCGCATATCGCCCCCTGATCGCACTTCTGCCCCAAAGCGGAAAACAGATTCTGAAATCACGAATTTTCGGCTATTTTGCTCACCAACACGGGTAATCATTCCTATCCGCTGTAATCGGCGTAATGCCCCACCAACTTTTTCAACTAATTTAGCTTTATCTAAATCAGAGCCTGTTGAGCGAGGGTTGATTGCTTTGAGTAATTTAGTTTCATCAGCTAAATTCAGTAATTCATTATATACATCGTCATAGCTAAAAATACCTTGTTGGGCAAGGCGTTCTGGACTTAAATAGAGATAACACAGAACCTTACCTACTAACATTTCCATTTCTGACATGACATTACGAGCAATTAACGTTGAGGCTTTTGGTCTCAAATAGAAAAAACCTTCTGGTGCTCGAATGAGCTCAACGTGATAACGGCGATAAAAAAGTTCTAATTCTGCTTGAAAATCCATTAAAAAAGCGTGCTCATCAAGAGCTTCAAGGCTAATATGCCGCCCCATTCGTAACTGACTATCTAATTGGGGAAAAATAGGATTAGCGATTGCTTGAGCTAATTTTGTTGGAATAAGTTCTTGTATGTCTGTCATTATGTTCTCTATAGATAAATTGAGTTATCAAATGTTTCTATTTTCTTACATACTTTAAAAATAAAGTATTACTAAATGCATTATTTAAGCCAAAATTTTCCTTGTATAATCGTTTTTAATGTTCCTAAACAAAGTAAGAAGATCATCGCATTCGCAAAGAAAAAAACTACAATAGAAAGATATTCTAATTGAGTATGTTGATAAAACGATATCGCACTATTTGCCATTGATGCTAATCCAAATGAAAAAGCCCATAGTCCAATAGAAAAATTATTTTGTGTTATCCAAGGTAAAAGCCTGAACAAAAAAATAAGTTGTAAGAAGCCATATCCCCATAACATTTTAGCAAATGTATCAACGTCCCCACCATTGATAGTAATATAGGCAGCAACGCCCACAAAAGCAGGAGCTAAAATAATACCAAACGATCCTCGCATTGCTGAGTTAATTTTATTTGTACGTAAATATTGTAGCAAAACAGGTTCAAAAATCAGCCACGCTATGACTCCAGCGCCAAAAAATACATAAGCAAGATCTGTATAACCTAATAAAGCGAGTGAACTTGCACTTGTAAAATTTGCTGCTACGGAAGGAAGATAAAATGGTGGTAACGTTGAGTCTTCCGTGAAAACATCACCTTTCCATAACCCACCAATACGAATACCTGCAAAGATAAGTTGTGAAATGGCGCCTAACCAAATTAGTGGTTCTGCGAATATTACCTGCCAATGATACAAAATATCGCCAACAACCATTGTAGTAATCGGAATCAAAGCAATAAAAGAGAAACGAACAGGACAGTTCCATTCATCCTTTACTTGCTCTGTATAACGGATAATTTTATACACATACAAACCGCTAAAGAGCAGCCAACTCATCACAGAAATAATTCCTATAACATTACCAATATTTTCTGCAAATGGAAGGAGATGGCTGGCGTGAAACCAAGCAATTGCTGTGGCTCCTAAGCCAAGAGAAATTGAAAAATAGCCTGTTGGCATTAAAAAAGGGGAAGTGTTAGAGGGCATGCCATATTTTCCTTAATTTTAAAGTTTAATTATATTGATCGATAATATTAGCCTGAACTTCAGCTCCATTCTCATTAATCGCTTGCCAAATTGGATACACAGCTTGATTATCTTGGCTTGCTATGCCTAATTTGACCGCTTGATCAACAATTATTCGTGCAATATCAAAATGGCTTGAAAGTGGGTACTTCGCTAATTGTTCTCGTAAAATTTCACCAAGATCGATTGGTTTACCTTGCTCTCTAAATGGAATCAGATGTGATTGCATAATTGCTACAATCTGCTCTTGTACAGAGATAAGCGATTCATATTCTAATTCTGCGGGCAATTCTCCAACAGCCTCAGCACTGTTTAATTCACTCTCACCTTCTCGCAAATCTAATAACCCTTCGGCTTTGGCAATATAGAGTTGCCAAGGATTATCAAAATAATCTTGAATAGATTGACGTAAACGTTGCCCAAACACTCGGTTTTTATCCATATCAATGGCGGTACGGATAAATTTATGGACGTGACGATCGTAGCCAATCCAAAGATCAATAGCTTGTTGTCCCCAGCTAATAATGCGATCTAATTTATTCTGTAAATTGACAATAAGATCATCAACAAACCCTAGATCATTTCGACCAATTAGACAACTTTGAATTCGTAATAATTG
This portion of the Vespertiliibacter pulmonis genome encodes:
- the mukE gene encoding chromosome partition protein MukE, giving the protein MTDIQELIPTKLAQAIANPIFPQLDSQLRMGRHISLEALDEHAFLMDFQAELELFYRRYHVELIRAPEGFFYLRPKASTLIARNVMSEMEMLVGKVLCYLYLSPERLAQQGIFSYDDVYNELLNLADETKLLKAINPRSTGSDLDKAKLVEKVGGALRRLQRIGMITRVGEQNSRKFVISESVFRFGAEVRSGGDMREAQLRLIRDGEATTPELLKQQEVSFEQELTNDTDEIDEQGEEE
- the tehA gene encoding dicarboxylate transporter/tellurite-resistance protein TehA — translated: MPSNTSPFLMPTGYFSISLGLGATAIAWFHASHLLPFAENIGNVIGIISVMSWLLFSGLYVYKIIRYTEQVKDEWNCPVRFSFIALIPITTMVVGDILYHWQVIFAEPLIWLGAISQLIFAGIRIGGLWKGDVFTEDSTLPPFYLPSVAANFTSASSLALLGYTDLAYVFFGAGVIAWLIFEPVLLQYLRTNKINSAMRGSFGIILAPAFVGVAAYITINGGDVDTFAKMLWGYGFLQLIFLFRLLPWITQNNFSIGLWAFSFGLASMANSAISFYQHTQLEYLSIVVFFFANAMIFLLCLGTLKTIIQGKFWLK